AAACATTCGTGATGTGACATGCACCACTACAAAAGGGGAATGGATATGACTTCCACAACAACTGACCGGCTCCATGTTGTCCGGGCGGAAGAGCGTGAATCACTGTGGTTCCTCGGCGATCTCATCCAACCTCTGGCCGCTGGTCCGCAGACGCGGGACGGGTTGTACATCGCCCATTACCAGGCTGCTCCTTCATCACAGCCCCCGCTGCATGAACACGACGACGATGACGAAATCTTCTTCATCCTTCAAGGTGAGATCACTTTCTGGGCCGAGGGTGAAGAGAAGATCGTGGGCGCCGCCGGGGATTTCGTCATCCTCCCCAAGGGAGTTCCGCACACGTTCCAGGCCTCGCCGGAAGAAGGCGCCACATGGCTGTTGATCCTGTCGCCGTCGTCATCCTTTGAAAAGGTGATCAACGCGGTGTCCAAGCCAGCCGAATATGAAGCCCCGGAGAAGGGGTGGGTCATCGATGCTGAAACCGTTGCCACCCTGGAACGGGTAGCCCCATCGGCGGGCGTGACCCTGTTGGGAGCACCCGGAGACCTGCCCGCAAGCCACCGCAAGGGGAATCAGGCATGAGCGTGGACATCACCACCGCCTCCACCACCAGGGATGTTGTGGAGAGTTTCTGGGGTGCCTTCAGTACCGGCGACACCGACCGGATGAAAAACGTTGTTTCCCCCGACATTGAATGGACCGTGGTTGGACGGACCGTTCCGATCGCCAAGACGTACGCAGGGTGGGCGGGATTCTTCGATGAACTGCTGGCCACACTTGACGCCTCCTTTGTTCCCGGGTCCCTGTCGATGACCCGGAAGGGGACTTACGTGGATGAAGCTGCGGGAGTCGCCGTCATCGAGCTCTTCGAATCGGCCACCACGGTTGATGGAAAAGAATTCGTCAACCACATCGTTGATGTCTTCCACATTCGGGACGGCCGGATCACGGCCGTCCGCGAGTACATGGACCTCGCTGAAGTCGCTGAAGCGTTTGGTTTCTAGCATCTACCAAAGGAGTTGCACCATGACTGTCGCTACCCCGGACCGCAGCGTCCGCACAACCCCGCACTCAGCAGCAGCTGAAGTGTTCGACCGCGTCCGGGAGATCGGTCCGCTTCTCGCGGCTAACGCGGCGGCCGCAGATACCAACCGACGGGTCGAAGATGAATCTATTGAGGCGCTTCAGGAGTCCGGCGTGTTCTCGCTCCTGGTTCCCGAGCGCTTCGGCGGCAAGGCAGGTGGCGCCGCAGACCTCTTGGAAACTGCACGGCTCATAGGACGGTATGACCCTGCGGCATCCTGGGTTACCGTGATCTCGAATGGATCGGCGATGCTGAGCCAGCGGTTCGCGGACAGCGCCATTGAGCGGGTATTCAGTGACGGGCGCCCGCCCCTGATGTCGTCGATTATCGTGAGCCAAGCCGGGCAAGCGGTACGGGAAGGCCGCGGATACCGGATCAGCGGCAAATGGCCGTTTGCATCGAACATCCTTCACGCCGAATGGGCGGTGTTGGTGATCCCGCTGGCCGAGAGCGACCACGGCGACGCCGTCCCGGGATACGCACTTGTACATAGGAACCAGTGGGAAGTGCTGGACACCTGGCACACCATCGGCATGCGGGGAACCGGCAGCAACACGGTTGTTGTGAGTGATGCCTGGATTCCGGAAGACCAAACGGTTTTCGCCGAACAGCTCCTCGGTCCGGCCAAGGAAAGCCAGGGGCAAGCCTCGACGATCCAGCGGTTGGCCCCGGTGTCGACCATGTCTACAGCTATTGTCGCCCCTTCGCTTGGCGCCGCCGATGCCCTGTTGGATCTGGTGTCCGAACAATCGCACAAGCGCGGCATCACGTACTCGAATTACTATCCGCAGGCATCCTCCGGGTCCTTCGTGCGCGGAATTGGTGAGGTCAGGGCGAAAATCGACAGCGCGGGTTTGCTCCTGAACCGCTCGGCGACAGTCCTTGACGGTGCTTCCCACAACACCGATCCGCTGTCCACAGGGACACGTTCCCAATGCCGCAATGACGTAGCCCACGCGGCGCACAGCCTGGCGGACGCGGCAAATGACCTGGCATGGCTCTACGGGACGGCGCTCTTTTCGGCCACCAACCCGGTGGGCAGGCTGTGGCGGGATATCAACACCGGAACACGCCATGCCCTCGTAGCCAGTCCGCTCGGATATGAAATCGGCGGGGCGGGCCAGTTGAACATCGAACCTCCGGCGCCGATCGTTTGAGCAGTATGAGCCATGCCGGCATTCGGTACGCCGTCCTGTCCAATCCAGCGGATCCTCTGTCAGCACCTGTGGGTGCCGAGGGCTCGAGGAGCATGTTGGCTGAAGTGCTCGAAGATGTTCCGGTGTTTCCACAGCTGCCCAGCAGGTTGAGCATGCTGATGGGCCCGGGCGTCGACGAGAATCCACAGTGCCCGCATGCCCATTATCTCAACGTATTTGCCCCTGACTCCGGGAATGGCCTCCCCGTGGTTGTCTTCCTCCACGGGGGAGCATGGGCCACCGGAGGAGGCGCCGTGCGCTGGTACCGCGGAACGGAGCTTGCCGACAGGGGCATGGTGGTGGTG
This genomic interval from Arthrobacter citreus contains the following:
- a CDS encoding nuclear transport factor 2 family protein, whose amino-acid sequence is MSVDITTASTTRDVVESFWGAFSTGDTDRMKNVVSPDIEWTVVGRTVPIAKTYAGWAGFFDELLATLDASFVPGSLSMTRKGTYVDEAAGVAVIELFESATTVDGKEFVNHIVDVFHIRDGRITAVREYMDLAEVAEAFGF
- a CDS encoding cupin domain-containing protein, encoding MTSTTTDRLHVVRAEERESLWFLGDLIQPLAAGPQTRDGLYIAHYQAAPSSQPPLHEHDDDDEIFFILQGEITFWAEGEEKIVGAAGDFVILPKGVPHTFQASPEEGATWLLILSPSSSFEKVINAVSKPAEYEAPEKGWVIDAETVATLERVAPSAGVTLLGAPGDLPASHRKGNQA